In Porites lutea chromosome 7, jaPorLute2.1, whole genome shotgun sequence, a single window of DNA contains:
- the LOC140944064 gene encoding membrane progestin receptor gamma-like, translated as MAKMEKIHNAEHKHKKVKFGLRSEDVPAQFREIFICSGYRKPYGSALDCVKSAFQLRNETVNVWTHFVPFLLFLVRFASLFWKYGITDTYAYPLLSFAIGICGFLLMSSGAHLFNSMSPRVRHICFFFDYAAISVYSVGAGQAFYFYSRSFDSDKMLFSSSTIFLSVSCLISVLSTVVCCVSRHRWSKMKYVIRTFCFGVAFLYNSAPYLHRLLVEPSSTLETEHEQLAFSYFMRHCYFYLISALANMSRMPERLMPGVFDIIGHSHHFLHVFTALGSADQFTAIQIQMESRRNDLERFPIATFANSLGLMVVICLINCGIVLRFGSKLRSDKEEEHKEI; from the coding sequence ATGGCTAAAATGGAAAAGATACATAATGCCGAACACAAGCACAAGAAGGTTAAGTTTGGTTTGCGTTCCGAAGACGTTCCCGCTCAATTCCGCGAAATTTTTATTTGCTCTGGTTATCGCAAACCTTACGGTTCCGCTTTGGACTGTGTCAAAAGTGCTTTTCAGCTGCGAAACGAAACCGTCAACGTTTGGACGCACTTTGTTCCGTTTCTGCTTTTTCTCGTACGGTTCGCGTCCTTATTTTGGAAGTACGGCATCACCGACACTTACGCCTACCCTTTGCTGTCGTTCGCTATTGGAATATGTGGATTTTTGTTGATGAGTTCTGGCGCTCATCTGTTCAATTCCATGTCTCCTAGAGTTCGCCACATTTGTTTCTTCTTCGATTATGCAGCGATAAGCGTGTACAGTGTTGGGGCAGGACAAGCATTTTATTTCTACAGTCGCTCGTTCGATAGCGATAAAATGCTCTTCAGTTCTTCGACCATTTTTCTCAGCGTTTCTTGTCTCATCTCTGTTTTGTCAACTGTAGTTTGTTGTGTCTCTCGACACCGATGGTCAAAGATGAAGTACGTTATTAGAACATTTTGCTTCGGGGTTGCCTTTCTGTACAATAGCGCTCCATATTTGCATCGCCTTCTCGTGGAACCGTCTTCTACACTTGAAACAGAGCACGAGCAACTGGCTTTTTCGTATTTCATGAGGCATTGCTACTTCTACCTGATTTCAGCTTTGGCAAACATGTCCAGGATGCCAGAGAGATTAATGCCAGGAGTTTTTGACATAATAGGGCACAGCCATCATTTCCTACATGTTTTTACAGCCCTTGGTTCCGCCGACCAGTTTACAGCCATTCAGATTCAAATGGAGTCGAGACGCAACGATTTGGAACGCTTTCCAATAGCAACTTTTGCGAACAGCTTAGGTTTAATGGTAGTAATTTGTTTAATTAATTGTGGGATTGTTTTAAGGTTTGGCAGTAAGCTACGATCAGATAAAGAAGAAGAGCATAAGGAAATTTAA
- the LOC140944804 gene encoding uncharacterized protein: MRSAFILFIQQIALPGIITRPNKNGTCVQASNIKPNLHPIRTELYETKREIRRTGKGPEQGRRTVSSFNSERNRDLGNLIVSHELLPSKRGFKLASLNINSLSAHIDELRILLSDRPIDILAINESKLDDTISDNEIHISGYESIRSDRSTNGRSGGGVCFFIRSEINYSVRSDLICEHLESLTVEIKKPRSRPFAVMTWYRPPDSSIDLFKPFEELIGKLDSENIEYYVLEDLNCNMAAPKFDNSTNILSNIAEVYGLDQLITEYTRITDKSSTLIDLIFTNTPDRVVCSGVSHIGISDHGLVYAFRKVSIESTTYKHTTLRYRKFKNFNSDHFRNDICQQDWSNIENYSDPNLMWAAWKQLFLECVNKHAPLHVKRARASKSPWITPYLKKRMHDRDILKLKASRSKDANDWLQFKKCRNLVNNEIKKAKELYYKRALDENEGNSRQTWKIVNELTSRKTNNCCIKEIKSNGNSIYGPPELADAFNDHFSSIGPKLASQIFSNNGPSHLHYLEGTDKRFELKCTDPSRVFSLLSKLCKSKATGLDMISARLLRECADLIADPMCSIFNQSIRSVAKVFERIIYDQVYGYLTENNLISSQQSGFRSLHSTVTALLEATNDWAFNIDKGSVNAVVFLDL; this comes from the exons ATGCGATCTGCATTCATACTCTTCATTCAACAAATCGCACTTCCTGGAATTATCACGAGACCGAACAAGAACGGAACCTGCGTTCAGGCATCAAACATCAAACCTAATCTTCATCCTATCAGAACAGAACTGTACGAGAC gaaGCGCGAAATTCGGCGGACAGGCAAAGGACCTGAACAAGGAAGAAGGACCGTTAGTTCGTTTAATTCAGAGCGTAATCGCGACCTTGGAAATCTAATCGTTTCTCATGAACTTCTCCCGTCTAAACGAGGCTTTAAATTAGCCTCGCTAAATATTAATAGTCTATCTGCACACATTGACGAACTAAGAATTTTGCTTTCCGACAGACCTATCGATATCTTAGCCATAAACGAATCTAAATTGGATGACACAATAAGCGATAATGAAATTCATATTTCTGGCTATGAATCTATTCGTAGCGATCGCTCTACCAACGGTAGGTCTGGAGggggtgtttgttttttcattcgTTCCGAAATCAATTATTCTGTTCGCTCTGACCTAATATGTGAACACTTAGAAAGTCTAACTGTCGAAATCAAGAAACCCAGATCAAGGCCTTTTGCCGTTATGACCTGGTATAGACCCCCTGATTCTTCTATTGATCTTTTTAAACCATTTGAAGAACTTATTGGAAAACTAGACTCTGAAAATATCGAATATTACGTCTTAGAAGATCTGAATTGTAATATGGCCGCGCCTAAGTTTGACAACAGTACAAATATCTTATCTAATATTGCTGAAGTTTACGGCCTTGATCAGTTAATAAccgaatatactagaattaccGACAAATCATCTACTCTAATTGATCTAATTTTTACAAATACTCCAGATAGGGTCGTCTGTTCAGGGGTCTCACATATAGGCATCAGCGACCACGGTTTAGTTTACGCCTTTCGTAAAGTTTCTATAGAATCGACAACGTATAAGCATACTACCCTGAGATAtaggaaatttaagaattttaactCTGATCACTTTCGCAACGATATATGTCAACAGGATTGGAGTAACATTGAAAATTATTCTGATCCTAATTTAATGTGGGCTGCATGGAAACAACTATTCCTGGAATGCGTAAACAAGCATGCCCCACTTCATGTAAAACGGGCTCGCGCCTCAAAGTCACCTTGGATCACACCTTACTTAAAGAAACGAATGCATGACAGAGATATTCTTAAATTGAAAGCATCGCGTTCTAAGGATGCTAATGACTGgctacaatttaaaaaatgtcgcAACCTAGTTAataacgaaattaaaaaagcaaaagagctCTATTATAAAAGGGCATTAGATGAAAACGAAGGCAATTCGCGCCAGACCTGGAAGATTGTAAATGAGCTCACGTCAAGGAAAACTAATAATTGTtgcataaaagaaatcaaaagcaaCGGTAACTCTATTTACGGCCCTCCTGAGCTGGCCGATGCCTTCAACGATCACTTTTCTTCTATTGGACCCAAGCTTGCTAGCCAGATTTTTTCTAATAATGGTCCATCACACCTACATTACCTTGAGGGAACTGACAAACGTTTTGAGTTAAAATGTACTGATCCTTCTAGAGTGTTCTCGCTTTTGTCTAAGCTTTGTAAATCGAAAGCCACGGGCCTAGATATGATATCTGCGCGACTTCTTAGGGAATGCGCCGATCTGATTGCTGATCCTATGTGTTCTATTTTTAATCAGTCCATCAGATCAG TAGCTAAGGTGTTTGAGCGTATCATCTACGACCAGGTTTACGGTTATcttactgaaaacaatttgatttccagccaacaatctggttttcgttcGCTCCACTCAACTGTTACTGCCTTGTTGGAGGCCACTAACGATTGGGCCTTCAACATTGATAAAGGCAGTGTAAATGCAGTAGTTTTCCTCGACCTATAa
- the LOC140944803 gene encoding D-inositol 3-phosphate glycosyltransferase-like, whose protein sequence is MSCTLHVPEIILTPFEVSKHNTNDRTSTPSARRLLRVTSLADEWGSAKGGLSTLSRELAKHLARQPDVAVTLLLPNCSEKEKQEANDDNVHLALSDDMTEFGPSEDFDIDVVVGHGQKVGAPDQVIAEQHSCKRVHVVHTASEELAMFKKRKKAVSEGEEKHDAEIDLCKEADIVVAIGPKLTEAISASLRPYGKDQDVLNVTPGIFPEFLKLSQAIEEREKFRILVFGRGDSDVFELKGYDIAAQAVASLKDKSYHLLFVGAPKGNEEEVKEYLVDCGISPTQLTVRGFVKSREKLEQLFCEVDLAIMPSRTEGFGLTALEALSAGLPILVSDNSGFGQAIKSVNFGSSFVVQSCDAEEWGKAIRSVREKPRQIRLNEALWLRKFYDEKYEWEPQCERLVSRMRCFFE, encoded by the exons ATGAGCTGTACTCTCCATGTTCCTGAAATCATTCTGACCCCCTTTGAAGTCTCAAAA CATAACACAAATGACAGAACTTCAACTCCTTCTGCACGGAGACTTTTAAGGGTAACTTCATTAGCAGATGAATGGGGATCAGCAAAGGGCGGTTTGTCTACTCTGAGCAGAGAACTAGCAAAACATCTGGCACGTCAGCCTGATGTAGCAGTAACCCTTCTTCTTCCAAATTGTAGTGAAAAGGAGAAGCAGGAAGCTAACGACGACAATGTACATCTTGCTTTATCAGACGACATGACTGAATTTGGTCCTTCTGAAGATTTTGACATTGATGTTGTTGTAGGCCACGGTCAAAAGGTAGGAGCACCAGATCAGGTCATAGCGGAACAACACAGCTGCAAACGAGTTCACGTTGTACACACTGCCAGTGAAGAGCTTGCAatgttcaagaaaagaaaaaaagcagtATCGGAAGGTGAGGAAAAACATGATGCTGAAATAGACCTATGTAAGGAAGCTGATATTGTCGTGGCTATTGGACCAAAGCTTACGGAAGCTATCTCTGCCAGTCTGCGACCGTATGGTAAAGATCAAGACGTGCTAAATGTTACACCTGGAATTTTCCCAGAGTTCTTAAAGTTGAGTCAAGCCATTGAGGAAAGGGAAAAGTTCCGCATCTTAGTGTTTGGTCGTGGTGACTCGGATGTTTTTGAATTAAAGGGATACGATATAGCTGCTCAAGCTGTAGCAAGCTTAAAAGACAAAAGCTACCATCTCTTATTTGTCGGAGCACCAAAGGGGAACGAAGAGGAGGTAAAAGAGTACTTGGTTGACTGTGGCATTTCTCCCACCCAGCTAACTGTGCGAGGCTTTGTTAAGAGTCGCGAGAAACTGGAACAACTCTTTTGTGAGGTGGATCTGGCAATTATGCCGTCACGAACGGAAGGGTTTGGCCTCACCGCTCTCGAAGCACTTTCCGCAGGCCTACCTATTTTGGTAAGTGATAATTCGGGGTTCGGACAAGCTATTAAAAGCGTTAACTTTGGGTCGTCGTTTGTGGTGCAATCTTGTGATGCTGAAGAGTGGGGAAAAGCTATCAGAAGTGTGAGAGAGAAACCAAGGCAAATCCGGCTAAACGAAGCCCTCTGGCTGCGAAAGTTTTATGACGAAAAGTATGAATGGGAGCCACAATGTGAAAGGCTCGTAAGTCGAATGCGCTGTTTTTTCGAGTAA
- the LOC140942952 gene encoding uncharacterized protein produces MSCAGAQEESLESHVKELVLKKEIGKGSYGKVYKAVWKGRNVAAKRFHSVFFQNGSCLQEHYMEEFQREWNVLKLLDHPNVVKLHTVLFPKGLSPIIITELLHCDLEKYIRESTTIPKIPEMKLICIALDVIEGLNYMHGLERPVVHRDLATKNILLTEHGNAKVADLGVAKIFEAGCEMHATNVPGTPLYTAPETYPVMKQFEVVGNARYGPKVDIFSFGAVVMAMIVGHEPSVWPLTPITKDGEMISEHVRRKRDITEMGEHFLKKLVLGCLENDSTLRPDIKDIKEELERHKWKVVKRSSLHEADEEVQIEKVGRQPSYDYKLKVLFIGDRGVGKSCLFNRFKNPFFNIFFSTTTLGVEIDRESFKYGSKFVRLEVVDTAGQEQFFSVQAMYFRGVHGIFLVCDVTNRESFDHIPRWLNLAKTYCTESNALIIIIGNKTDQAEKRVVSSEEGHEIAKRNGLSYMEASALDVNTIEKMFKTMINLLTRSVDLGSIKIELGDANGKVNLKPVTKKSKCKCSRK; encoded by the exons ATGAGTTGTGCAGGAGCACAGGAAGAATCTCTGGAATCTCATGTCAAAGAATTGGTGTTGAAAAAGGAGATAGGCAAAGGGTCTTATGGCAAAGTCTATAAAGCTGTGTGGAAGGGACGCAACGTTGCAGCGAAAAGGTTTCACTCTGTATTCTTTCAAAATGGCTCCTGCCTGCAAGAACACTATATGGAGGAATTTCAGCGAGAATGGAATGTTCTAAAGCTTCTCGACCACCCTAATGTAGTAAAACTACACACTGTTTTATTTCCTAAAGGACTCTCACCCATAATAATCACTGAATTACTTCACTGTGACCTGGAAAAGTACATTAGAGAGTCCACAACCATACCAAAAATCCCTGAAATGAAACTGATTTGCATCGCTTTAGATGTAATCGAAGGTCTTAATTACATGCATGGCTTGGAGCGTCCTGTTGTGCATCGTGACTTagcaacaaaaaatatattgctAACAGAGCATGGTAATGCCAAGGTTGCAGATTTGGGGGTGGCCAAAATATTTGAAGCAGGCTGTGAAATGCATGCCACCAATGTTCCAGGAACACCGCTATACACAGCTCCTGAAACATACCCTGTCATGAAGCAGTTTGAGGTGGTAGGAAATGCAAGGTATGGCCCAAAAGTTGATATATTTTCTTTTGGTGCAGTGGTTATGGCTATGATTGTTGGACATGAACCAAGTGTGTGGCCGTTAACTCCAATCACCAAAG ATGGTGAGATGATCAGTGAACATGTCCGACGCAAAAGAGACATCACTGAGATGGGGGAACATTTCTTGAAAAAACTGGTGTTAGGATGCTTAGAGAATGACAGTACATTGAGACCTGACATCAAGGACATTAAAGAAGAACTTGAAAGGCACAAATGGAAGGTAGTGAAACGATCAAGTTTGCATGAGGCAGATGAAGAAGTTCAGATTGAGAAAGTTGGACGCCAACCATCATATGATTACAAGCTCAAGGTGCTTTTTATCGGAGACAGAGGAGTTGGAAAATCGTGTTTATTCAATCGTTTCAAGAAcccttttttcaatattttttttagcacCACAACTCTAGGGGTAGAGATTGATCGAGAGTCTTTCAAATATGGCTCCAAGTTTGTCCGTTTGGAAGTGGTTGATACTGCTGGTCAAGAACAGTTCTTTTCTGTGCAGGCTATGTATTTCCGTGGCGTCCATGGCATTTTCTTGGTCTGCGATGTAACTAATCGCGAATCATTTGACCACATTCCTCGATGGCTTAACTTAGCAAAGACTTACTGCACAGAAAGCAATGCTTTGATCATCATAATTGGGAACAAGACAGATCAAGCAGAGAAACGGGTAGTTTCCTCTGAGGAAGGCCATGAAATTGCCAAACGTAATGGCCTAAGCTACATGGAAGCTAGCGCACTAGATGTGAACACTATTGAGAAAATGTTCAAGACCATGATTAACCTCCTTACCAGATCAGTTGATCTTGggtcaataaaaattgaactaGGTGATGCaaatggaaaagtaaacttGAAACCAGTGACCAAGAAGTCTAAATGTAAGTGTAGTAGAAAGTGA
- the LOC140944802 gene encoding uncharacterized protein, translated as MKHCPLEIGNPTQSRLRPEIHFDPTERERITSEIARLLELGVIEPAVHNPDEYISTIFVRKKKSGQYRILTNTISKWIPFGRLCDSRLEISPISYRFYWQGRLYQYTCIPNGLSPAPRRFNKVLTPVYSTLRQKGHLNVGYIDDSYLQGKDTNECLLNISDTQTLFTRLGAREELAWWIENVDTAFNPISHGNPVIEVRTDTSKKGWGMYLVSDTAQGLWSSAESQLHINTLELKVIFFALQAFGERLKNKHVKVLCDNSTAVTYINDMGGKKSPTCVQIAFATGDLCKETDYGGMSPVWRSIQDRGISEAAARLIMASRQNGSNKQNSACITKWQNFCNQRQVNHVQPSRVPVLDFLTTLYHQGLTYIAINTARSALSSYITLEDGTCVEKHPLVSRLMKDIFQEKPPRPKDP; from the exons ATGAAGCACTGCCCTTTAGAGATTGGCAATCCAACTCAATCGAGGCTTCGGCCTGAAATTCATTTTGATCCCACTGAGAGAGAAAGAATTACTTCAGAAATTGCTCGCCTGCTTGAATTGGGCGTTATTGAGCCTGCTGTACACAATCCAGATGAATACATTTCCACTATTTTTgttaggaaaaagaaaagcgGCCAATACCGCATATTGACAAACACCATTTCAAAATGGATACCCTTTGGTCGGCTGTGCGACTCAAGACTCGAAATATCGCCAATATCTTACAGATTTTACTGGCAGGGTCGTCTCTACCAATACACATGTATACCAAATGGGCTTTCACCAGCCCCTAGGCGTTTTAATAAGGTATTGACACCAGTTTACTCCACTTTGAGACAGAAAGGTCACCTAAATGTTGGTTACATAGACGATTCCTACCTTCAAGGTAAAGACACCAATGAATGCCTGCTAAATATCTCTGATACACAAACATTGTTTACACGTTTGGG CGCCAGAGAAGAACTCGCTTGGTGGATTGAAAATGTGGACACGGCCTTTAATCCGATATCACACGGAAATCCTGTCATAGAAGTTAGAACTGATACTTCAAAAAAAGGCTGGGGTATGTATCTTGTCAGTGACACCGCCCAAGGCCTCTGGTCTAGTGCAGAAAGCCAACTGCACATCAACACGTTAGAGTTGAAGGTGATCTTCTTCGCTTTGCAAGCCTTTGGTGAAAGGCTAAAAAATAAGCATGTCAAAGTTCTCTGTGACAACTCAACAGCTGTAACCTACATTAATGATATGGGTGGCAAGAAATCCCCAACATGCGTTCAAATTGCTTTTGCCACAGGGGATTTGtgt AAAGAAACTGACTATGGTGGCATGTCTCCTGTCTGGCGATCTATCCAGGATAGAGGAATTTCAGAGGCAGCTGCCAGACTCATCATGGCTTCCCGGCAGAATGGGTCAAATAAACAGAACAGTGCCTGCATCACAAAATGGCAAAACTTTTGTAATCAGAGGCAAGTCAATCACGTTCAACCATCTCGAGTGCCTGTCCTTGACTTTCTTACAACACTATACCATCAAGGCCTCACATACATTGCCATTAACACTGCCAGAAGTGCATTGTCCAGTTATATTACATTAGAGGATGGGACATGTGTAGAAAAACACCCATTAGTGTCCAGGCTGATGAAAGACATTTTCCAGGAAAAACCTCCAAGACCTAAGGACCCCTGA